tttaagctctgcaaacctttagctctgcaggcaggcaggcaggctggtaagtctcctggctagaacctgcctctggtacctcaggccctctcttccccaaccctctgccccacactcctgctctgctactccacatgcacccataccccctcccagatctggaaccccatctcctgcctgagatcacaatcccctcctaccctaggtcacatcccaaaacccacaccccagttccctaccctAGGTCCCAACcatcttcacccaaactccctcccagactccattctccctcctgcaccccagtctgttaccccaaactcccttctgcaccccgagactctgcatctcctccattaataccatggaagagtgcggccctcaaccactttccaaaatcttgggactcctcccgcccccccccccccccgtcaaaaattattacccacccctggtctatagcTATGTCTCTCTTTACAGCAGCATGTCGAGTTCATACATTACATGCTGTCCCTAGGAcaggtataaatagcagtgtaggtGCTTAGATGAAGAGAGTGAAAACACCCGAATCTTAGGGTAAGCACTTTACATGGTGCTCTACCCACCCAAGCAGTGCCTCCTACCTCAACAGTGGTATTTTGAGCAGCATCGTGCCCCACTGCCAGAGTGCTTTCCTTGCCATAGAGAGAGACTCTGGCAGTAGGGAAAGACTCTAGCAGCACCCCGCTGCTGAAGCCTTTCCCTACTGCCTCCCCACTGCCAGAATTTTCATAGACATGTGTAGCTACCCACTGCAGTGAGGACACAGTCTTCTTTTTGCCACAGTGGGTGGCTTCGTGTAGCTTACATGCTATCACCAGTGTAACCAAGGTGTATTTGACAGTGGCTATATAAAAGGTGAAGAACAAGTTGTGTGTATGTAGTGGTGGTGAGGACAAGGGATTGAATCACACAGAGATTAAAATGGCTTTCTCAAGATCACAAATTTGGTGTGGGGCAGAGCAAAGTACTGAACATGACTCTGCTGAGTCCTCCTCCACAAAGATCTTCCTTCCTCCTCTCAGGTTTTTTGTATGGAGGAAGGCAGGACATAATTCAAGGCCAGACAGGTGATAAGGAGTTCTGCCGTTGCTCCTGGGACATAAAAATCCAGCTGTGCTATTGTAAATGGAATTAAGAATTCAAGAACTATCTGTTCTTTTTCAACTTCCTTTCCATATGAAAAGTCCGGGTACAGTCATGATATATATACAAAACGGAGTCCTTTTTTTTGGTCTGGGAACAGGTGTCACTTGTAACTAATGTTCAAATTGGAACAGTACAAAGTGATTTACCCTGCTGTCATTTTGAATTGCTTTCTTTATGATAGTAGTTACTGCAGGTTTTTTCACTTACCTTTACCTTGCCAGCACTGCATTTGTATATGTACAAGAAGAAAGAAGTCATCAAGGAGATGTGTCAATAATAAAGGAGCTATTAGATATCAAAGCCTGCATTGTGTTCAGTACACCTAGGTAGCTTGTTAAAACAGAACTGTCATATAAGGTTCAATATAACAAGTGCACATATAAGAAATGGGGGAGGATGCATTGTCACAGCTATGTGTTTACATGTTTGATCCCTTTTGAGACATCACAGATCTTTGACATCATGGATGTGTTACTAACATCTTGACAAGGGGCTCCCTCAAATATTTCAGACCTCAGCCAGAATGATATCTGATATTCTGTGGCTAAAATACCacttcctgccccccgccccaaatAATTCATTGTTCCAATACACTTTTTCCCCCCTACATAAACCATCAAACAGGAAGGGTGGGAATGGAGGCATCAGTCCCCAGAGAAGAAAATCCCAGGATTTTCAGCGTCAGACGTTGTGCTAATATGGACGTACAATCGCCtttaccatgtgcttttgcaagaAAGAGTAAGGGACGGCTTGGATTAATATCTCACTTTCATGTCCCCTTTCTGCATGAATGAACTTTGAAAAAAGAAGGGGTTTGTTTTCATCACATTGCTCAGTCAGTTGACACATCTTATGAATAGCGTGAGGAATTTTTGTGCATATGGTACAACTGGTTCACAAAATACTCTCTTTCCACCATGCCTCTCGTTGGATTTGATCAGTATTTGCCTATGAAAATGACCTGAGTTCACTCACTCAGTTTTTCgttttgtttttactgttttGCAGGCATTGGAAAAAATGTCATCTGTGACCGAACAGCAACTCCCCTGGATGCCTTCAGGATGATGTCTGCGGCCCATTATTACCCCAAGCTCATGAGCATCATGGGGAATGTTCTTCGCTTCCTGCCTGCCTTTGTGAAGATGAAGCAGCTGATTCAGGAGGGCTATGTAGGGGAGCTGCTGGTGTGCGAGGTGCAGGTGCACAGCGGAAGCTTGCTGGGCAAGAAGTACAACTGGAGCTGTGATGAcctgatggggggtggggggttgcatTCGGTCGGTACTTATATCATTGATCTCTTGACCTTCCTCACCAGCCAGAAGGCTGTGAAAGTACATGGGCTGCTCAAGACCTTTGTGAAACAGACAGAGCACATCAAGGGAATACGTCAGATCACCAGTGATGACTTCTGTACGTTTCAAATGGTTCTGGAAGGCGGGGTGTGCTGCACTGTGACCCTCAATTTCAATGTCCCCGGGGAGTTCAAACaggatattattatggtgggttCAACTGGACGACTGATTGTCATAGGCACTGATCTGTATGGGCAGAGCAACAGCTCTTCTCAAAGAGAACTCCTTCTAAAGGACTCCATGCCAGTCAGCAATTCCTTACTGCCTGAGAAGGCCTTCAGTGATATCCCATCCCCGTACCTTCAGGGTACTATTAAGATGGTGCAGGCCATCCGGCAGGCGTTTGAGGACCAGGATGACCGGAGAACCTGGGATGGGAGGCCCCTCACCATGGCTGCGACTTTCGATGACTGCCTGTATGCCTTGTGCGTGGTGGACACCATTAAAAAGTCAAACCAACTAGGGGAATGGCAGAACATTGCAATCATGACAGAGGAGCCGGAGCTGAGCCCTGCGTATCTCATCAGTGAAGCTATGCGCAGGAGCAGAATGTCTCTGTACTGCTAGCTTCACTCTGCTGTTGAAAAGGCAGGGAAACAACACCGTTCTTAAGGAATTATTCAGACAGCATAAAGATTTGGACATACTACATTTCACAACATG
The DNA window shown above is from Pelodiscus sinensis isolate JC-2024 chromosome 2, ASM4963464v1, whole genome shotgun sequence and carries:
- the GFOD1 gene encoding glucose-fructose oxidoreductase domain-containing protein 1 isoform X2: MMSAAHYYPKLMSIMGNVLRFLPAFVKMKQLIQEGYVGELLVCEVQVHSGSLLGKKYNWSCDDLMGGGGLHSVGTYIIDLLTFLTSQKAVKVHGLLKTFVKQTEHIKGIRQITSDDFCTFQMVLEGGVCCTVTLNFNVPGEFKQDIIMVGSTGRLIVIGTDLYGQSNSSSQRELLLKDSMPVSNSLLPEKAFSDIPSPYLQGTIKMVQAIRQAFEDQDDRRTWDGRPLTMAATFDDCLYALCVVDTIKKSNQLGEWQNIAIMTEEPELSPAYLISEAMRRSRMSLYC
- the GFOD1 gene encoding glucose-fructose oxidoreductase domain-containing protein 1 isoform X1 encodes the protein MLPGVGVFGTSLTARVIIPLLKDEGFSVKAIWGRTQEEAEELAKEMSVPFYTSRIDEVLLHQDVDLVCINLPPPLTRQIAVKTLGIGKNVICDRTATPLDAFRMMSAAHYYPKLMSIMGNVLRFLPAFVKMKQLIQEGYVGELLVCEVQVHSGSLLGKKYNWSCDDLMGGGGLHSVGTYIIDLLTFLTSQKAVKVHGLLKTFVKQTEHIKGIRQITSDDFCTFQMVLEGGVCCTVTLNFNVPGEFKQDIIMVGSTGRLIVIGTDLYGQSNSSSQRELLLKDSMPVSNSLLPEKAFSDIPSPYLQGTIKMVQAIRQAFEDQDDRRTWDGRPLTMAATFDDCLYALCVVDTIKKSNQLGEWQNIAIMTEEPELSPAYLISEAMRRSRMSLYC